The region ATAGCATTGAAAACTCCCTTGCCTTCTATTCTTTCTCGGCTGGAGGAGGGCGATGGCAGGAGTGGAACAGGGCGGCTGCAGGGTGTATTCACATTTATTGTAACTTCCTCATAGGGTCTGTGGCCACATCACCTGCTTCTCAGCTGTCACCGACCGAACTGATACAAATGCAGAATGATCtctttaacaaagagaaaaacaggcagCTGTCACTAACTCCCCGAACTGAGAAGATTGAAGTGAAACACGTTGGTAAAACTGACCCTGGCACTATCTTTGTGTTGAATAAAAACGTTTCCACTCCTTATAGCTGTGCCATGCGTAAGTAACGGATCAGGGTCCCATTTTGAtgattttaaataagaaaggggaaaaacTGGTGCAGAGGAGACAAGATGTTGTCATTGCTCCCTGAACTCCCCAGTTTCTAGCTTCTTACTGTGTGTTCACTGTTGACTTAGCTTTTGAGAATACTAGGGGTCGGGTGGGTATTCTAATGCACAGGTTGTCCTGGGACTTGCTTGAATCTGGCTGAGTTTAGAGTGCTGTCATCGTGGCAGACCTCAAAGTATAACTACTCTTGTGCTTGCCCTTTTTAGAGACACTCTTGGTGTAATGAGGGTAGTCCCCATGTGTGTCCCGTTAGAGGATTTTGAGACAGAGGGACTGCCCTGACCTCAGATGATCAGCTATTTTTTtggccttcttttcctttcctgctctTTTATATCTAACTTAACCCTTTTATGAGCTCACTGcttgccttgtgtgtgtgttgtgtcttTATTTGTAGTAAATATGTGAGTGCATGGCGTGAGTGTGATTGGGGTAAAAATACTTCCTATGTTCATATATTACAGAAGATAATAATGCCTTGTGTGTGTGATCTGGTTTGGAAATTAAGGGAGCAGGGCCTCTGTATTATTTTCGATCAAAATTCTTTTGTAGTAACTTTGATAGAACTGGTAATGTTTAAATTCCGAAAGAACAAAAAGTCGATTTGTAAGTCTTGCATGCTCATTCGAATATGACTATCTGCATTGTTCAGGCTCTTGGAAAACTTAGTGATGATTCCATTTGAGTAATTAATGTTAGTTAAAAGCTTAAGGTGACCTACAGAGTGTGAACTCTCAATCTTCCTTTACTTTGGCACTTGAATTAGTACTTAGAGTTGCTTCCTTGTTTGGCGAGCACTTTTGGAACCTCTGCTGTAGGATAGGTATTAGGAATACAGAGGAGGCTAAGACAAGGCCCTTAAGCGGTTTTACACATTTCACATGTAGAGATGGAGCCTCTGAACACTTCCAGCATAACCCCTGCCCTCAGACTTGCTTCTCTCTCATACTGTCAGTAGTTCagtacctgtttttttttttcaatctttttttttttcctttattgactaCCTGTCATATTTCAGGTCTGGTGCTAGGCTCTAGATAAATTGAGTGAGCAAAAATAGGCATGATCCCTGCATTAGGGAGCTTATTGAGACGCTATGGTTGGACCACTTCTGTGAATATCTTTGTACTCAACATCTAATCAGGGATGAAGTTGCATTCTGGAGTCATATAACAGACCAGAGCTGATCTGCTTATGTGTGAATTCATACTGATTACTGAAAACTGATTACTATTGTATTTAATTTAAGAGTCCATGTTAGGGAAGTAAGAGATGATTTGGAAGGAAGGCCCCAAACCCCTCTAGAACAGACTTACTGtggatgtatatttttatattttcccttctaTGTTGTGTGTGCATATATCCAGATATATTCATGATGCTGCTCTCTGAATATTTAAGTGTAGCTCTTGGCAGATTATTTTATTACTTAATTAACAGATTAATTTCAGGTTAGACTTAGCCTTAATGTTTTTTGCTTGGGTAATTTTGTTAATAATTAACAATACACTGAATGtgttggaaattattttttattagctacaaatatttttttcccctcataaaAGACAGCTTGCCAAATCTTgcctttctgtctttttatttcttaacgTAGCACTTAAACATGTAACTTTTCACGTGGGTTTCGTTAGAGTTAAATCTTCAATCTGTTCTGAATTCCTAGATTTAAGTGAGTGGTACTGCAGGAAGTCTATTCTGGCTCTCGTGGATGGACAGCCTTGGGACATGTATAAACCTTTGACAAAGTCCTGTGAAATTAAATTTCTAACTTTCAAAGATGACGATCCAGGAGAAGTCAATAAGGTATTTCTGCCTCTGCATTCTTTTGTCCTCATCGCCCTAGTTTTTCTTCGTCCTTTTATTAAAATCTGTTGACTTTGGAGTATGCTTGTACTGTGCTACGTTGCCTgggtcctgttcgactctttgtgaccccatggactgtagcctatcaggctcctctgtccacaggagtctccaggcaagcgtagtggagtgggttgccatgcccttctcgaggacatcttcctaacccagggatcaaacccaaatctcttgctttgctggcagattctttactgctgaaccactggggaagctcctATGGAGTTAAATATGCCCAAAGTCAAATGTTGTACTGTACTAATCAGCGTTTTAATTGGTAGATAAGGCATTTTCATAGTTCAGAAATCCTCAATGGCATTCATATCTGTATTTTGGTTTGAGAAAACTATATGATGTGTCTTTCACATTCATATATTTGTTCAGCTTAGTTTTATTAATCACCCTGTATAttgcagtaatttttttcttgcctttgacCATCTGTTCTATATTATTTCAATAACTTTTTaacttctctccctccctcccttttttatCTGAAAGTCTTCCTTAATAGTCTTGCAAAAGTTTTGTTGGATGTTGTGATTGATCCCTAAAGCACTTGCCTACCTGATAACCTTTCATGTAACTTTACTGGCCTTGCGTGGACCCTTCTCTGACCCCCACCTGCTCTTTGAACTTTAGTTTCCGCAGCATCTTTCCACTtcctctctgctccagccacactggaggACTTGGACAATAATGGTTTCTGCTCTGTTGTCCTCCTTGATTTGAGTATTCTCTTTCCTCCCTGTTAAAATCCTGTTTATCTTTCATAGTTAAGTTAAAATGTAATCTGCTCTGTAGAACCTTCTCAGTGTCTTCTTGTCAGATGAATCCCTCTTCTGGGTCTCAAAACAGTTGTGTAGTGTCTCTCGACGCAGTATTTTGATTTTCCCTTGTAATATGAGCTGTTGAATGCATTGGATTCTTGGCTCTGCACAGACAGGGATCATGACCCTTATTGGATCTTGTCCTTGACTTACATACAGTAGGtgtttaataagtatttgttgaaatgaaataatttaaggaAGCAAATGATAAACATGATAATTAAAGTAGCTAACATGAAACATTTATTGTCTATCAGACACTGTTTTAAGTGATTCACAGgtattaactcacttaatcctcattaaaaaaaaatcccataaaatgtactgttatcctcattttacagataaataaactgaggcaaagagagatGCAATAGCTTGACCAAAGTTATCAGTTTAGGAAGTGGCTGAgcctggatttgaacctgggCACTGATTTTGAATTCCTCAGACATTAGAAACAATAAATTCAGGTAGATGAAAAAGAGCATCTTGCTGGCCTTCAAGGCCTGAATTTGTGTCTGTTTTTAGTGTATCTCTGTGATTGTGTAGAGCACATTCTGGAGTCTCTGTGAGCCCACTCTCGTCCGCAGGTGTGAAGCACTTAGGAAAGTCATGTGCCCCCTTATAGTCGTGCCAGTGCAGAGCTGCCGACGCGTGGGTGGGCTGCAgtactggtgtttctctttctaactCTGTGATGgttattttgaagaaatattaGTAAATCTTAGTAttattatatttgtgtatattttatttttctaggcttaTTGGCGTTCTTGTGCCATGATAATGGGCTGTGTGATAGAGAGGGCATTCAAAGATGAATATGTGGTCCATTTGGTCAGAGCCCCAGAAGTTCCAGGTGATGTATACATAGAAGGAAATAAACACATTCAGATCTACTTTTTGTATCTGAATATTTTGGTACCTATGTTTAATGTTGTATAGAAAGtgatgcttagtcgtgtctgactctttgcgaccccttccaggcaagagtactcgagtgggttgccatttccttttccaggagattttcctgacccatggatcaaatctgagtttcctgcattgcaggcagaggcttttacctctgagccaccaaggaagcctattgTATAGAGCTCACTTCTAATTTaatctgggattccctggtggctcagatgataattctcctgcaactcaggagacccaggttcgatccctgggttgggaagatcctctggagaaggaaatggcagcctcctCCAGtatagcctggagaattccatcgacagaggagcctgattggccACATTTCATAgggtcccagagtcggacatgattgaccaactgacactttcattttttctgacTTAATCTAATGTAAATTACCATTATATGTACATTCCATTCATTATAGGTAACAGAATTCATCTTATTGCTGTCATATTCCGTTTATTAGGATTCAGTTATTAACATAATAGAACTAGAGGAGATTGTTTCTCTTGAATATGCATTTCATGTAACTATACTgtgtcagtatttatttattatcatttaaagtatttatttccaAACAATGTGTGAAGGAGGAGGAGATTTGAGTATAAGTAGACTTCTATAGAAAACTCTGTTTAGGTGGTACCATTTCACCAGAAATAACCCTAACACTGGAGAGGAACACCAGTTTTGGGAGGTGGAAGAGTTCATATTCTTTCATGTAGTAGGatcacatttgtatttttttttaaaggtagaagTTTATATGCCAAAAAATATTTGATTCGGCAATAAAtgattctaaaaacaaaacaacaaaaaactaatctttattaaaagatactaaaaaattaaacatttcataTCCATTTGGTTATTCACCtacttgttaaatattttattctttaggaATTTTTATGTCTAGTAACTGTTTTGATCATCAGAGAAATCTCTGTGGTGATAATATTCCTGAAGAAAATGTGAATGGTTAAAAAATACTGGTGATATTGGGTTAACAAAAAGGTGAGATAATTTGATATTAGAGTTGGTAGAGGTCTGACAGGCAGCTGGAGTAATGGTAACAGTTTTATAATTTGTAGTGTTGGGAGAGATTGTCCACTCTTCAGGTTAGGATCTAAATATTCATTTGTGTTAAATTAGTAACTTCATACCCTAACAGAtaactttgcttttttattttggttgGGTTCACAGTAATCGCTGGAGCCTTCTGTTATGATGTTGTTTTGGATAAGAGACTTGATGAGTGGATGCCAACAAAAGTAAGCCTGCTCTTTAGAGTATTAGAGTCTGTGCCTTTCTTTGTTAGAATGATTCCTGTGTTAGAATGATACTCTGTGTTGAGAATGTTTAAAAGATCAGtcattcaatcttttttttttttttgtaagtgtATTTAAGACAGAGGTATATGGTTGAGGGTATTCACCGCAGCATGGTGCccagaatataaaatatagaagCTTAACTATCTTGGATCCCCAGAGCACACTTTGAAAATCACTACTGTAAACCCCGTTAAAGCCTGTTGCATGCCGAGTTCTTCCAATAAACAAGGATTACATTgagagtggtgatggtggttggGGAGGGGGTGTGAGTTAAAAAACATCAGACTTTGAGAAAGCTAACCCAAAAAGCAACAAACTAGCCTGTTCTGGAATAGGCTGCCTTCTTAATGAGGGCAACGATGCTTTGTTGCTCTGGGACTCGGGAGCTGCAGGAGCCTGGCTAACAGAGTGGATATGCGTCAGATGCTGTGTGAGTAGGGGGTGCTGATGGCTTTTGAAAGTTAAACCTAGTGACTTAGTTATGACTGGGGAGAACGGACAGATGCCTAATTAAGCAAAACTGTATGTCCTACATTGGGAGTTTGGAAGTCAGGAAAGGGGAGGCAGTGTAGTGTACCACTTTATCAATTTCACTATGTCCATTGTTttcacagtttaatatctctaaaacaaatatgtcttttgtttgtttctataacttttcttaaactttttttagTTGAAGAAAATGATAGATACCTGTGGCgttgcctggtagctcagctggtaaatgcagagcaatgcaggagaccccagttcagtttctTGGTGGGAAAGTTCCCACTGGTAATGTCTTTTCTCAGTGGTGCATCTTAAGTTTAGTGAAATAGTTTCTAAAAGCAAGAATTTCAGAGTTGCTGACTCCAAATGTTGgctttaaaagttatttcttaaataatcttGCCCTTATTGCTTAATATCAGAagggagacaggagagaaacaggaaggaagaaagagagagagggaagaaaggtgttgagagagatggggagagggcCAGGGAGGGGTAAGaatggtttcttcatctgtgaactCGTGtcagtatatttcttttttccaagtCTGTCAAGATTCTCCTTTTACTGAAGTTAAATAAAAACTAAGGTGGTCAAAATTTAACTCTCATTGTCTGTGAAACTTGCtgctacttttttccttttttttccaagataaaactttaaaaaagaaacgtACTAGTTCATCGGAGGCACTGTGGGGTTTGGTGGAAGGCTTTGAGAAAGTGGGGGAGAGTTACATTCAAGCTGTATTAAACCATGAATGTGTATTTGTAGGAAATTATCTCTTTTAAGGATGAGAAGAGTCATTTCATTCAAAACAGTCTAATAAGAGGTTTATAGAAagaattttattacaaaaattatTTGCGTAATAGTGCTTGATCTTTTCTGTATTAGTAATGATTTATAGTGTGAAAACTCAATTATAGTTTTTATTAAAATCTCATAAACATTGTTAATGTGTATTATTAATCATTTCAATTGTATTAAATAGACGTTTTCATTAAACAGAAGTTTCTAGCATTGAATTCTGTGCTATGTCTTAGACATGGCCAGTGATGACATTTACTACTGAAACTTTCTGAATCACATAATAAGTTTTTCCTCATGGATTTATTTAAAGAACTTAGTTTTACTCACAGTGTAAACAAAGTTTTGTATCTTACTATTTGCTTATTAGCATTTCTACTGCTTGCAccattattttaataaacatttacaagGCTGTATAAATGAAATGttcattaaaatttctttgtAGGATTATCCTTAATATTTCTAATACAGGATGATATTTATTTACAAGTTAATTACAAGTTTTATAGTTTGTAGAGTTGGGAGAAATTGCTAATCATACATCTCATGGTTCAAGTATTCAGTTGGTGCAAATTAATGCTTCCTTTCCTAGCCAGTTggcttttgctttttgttgtaGTTGGATTTATTACATTAAGCATACAGTTTTATCTGCCTTATAGAGAAATGTTTTTAAGTAAATTGTTACAAAAGATTAGTACTTGTTTttcattaatactttttttttcatttttaaggagaACCTGCGTTCTTTCACAAAAGATGCCCGTGCTTTAATTTATAAAGATCTTCCATTTGAAACCCTGGAAGTTGAAGCAAAAGTGGCATTAGAAATATTTCAGCACAATAAGTAAGTGTTGGCTTCctctaaaacaaaagtaaacctCTCAAAGTTgtatataatgaagaaaattcAGGTGTTTAAGAACTTTGATATTTGATGTATGTAGGACACATTTTACTTTTTAGCTTTTACTTTTGTTCAGCTCACCAtttccctgagaagaaatgaccccctccccagcttttgattcttttctttctttgttttactggtttttttttttttttttggccagttcTTCTCTTTATGTTACCATCGTGGTGTGTTCCCCTTGTTTCCTTTCACTGTGAAGGGGGTAGCCTGTGTGAAACTGTATTATTGTGAAATTAAACTTTAATGTATTTAAACTGTATTGCATTTGGCAACCTTTCCTTCCCGTCTTTCCACTTTTCAAATGAAAAGGGTAAGACAGCGAATGCCAGCTGTCCAGAAGCAGTTAACAGCCGAAGGAAAATGTTCACGTGGCCAGATCTTAGTCTTCCCTGTGGGAATTACTCATTTGATGGATTTTCTTTGCCAACGTTTTTAATTGTGCCTGGCTTCTCAATTCCCTTTCTCACTCAGAAAACCTCCAATTTATCTTCTACTAATTATGAGAACATAaactaaattttaatattaatctaACTAGAATCCATTATAAGGGAAATCTCAGAATTTTTTCACTTGGACATGTCGGTGGTTGATGTCATTTACTAAGCTAGGGGATTCAGGAATGAGTTTGGTGAGAAAAGAGGTGGtatgtttttgttcagtttgCGTATTTGGGAATGTAAGATGCTTGTCGAACACCCTGATGAAGTCCAGAGtgttttgcatatacattcaGGGCTCAGAAGAAGTATGTGGATGAGAAGCAGAGATGTAGAAGATGAAAGCACAGAAGTGGTAGTTAAAGCTGTACAGATCAAGGAACCAGCCCAGAGAGGATGCTTTGATTGAAGAGAGCCGAGGGGCAGAACTtgcagggcagggagagaagggtgaCCAGAGAGTCACAGTACCTACAGTAGGGAATGCCACAGAAGCCGGTGGAAGAGAACACCTTGAGAAGTGGAGGTGAGCAGTGGAAATGAGGACCTAGACTGGCACCAAGGAGGCACCTGTGGGTACCGTGAGAACGTTATGGTGGAGTTATGAGGCTGTGGCCAGACCGAAAGAGGTGAGATGTGAaaggaggcgggagggggaggCGCCTAGTCTAACCCTCCCTTTCAAGCACTTTGgctgaagaggaagagagagggaagtgGCTTTAAACACCTTTTTGTACATTtagaattaaaacttttttttttttgctgctcttTAGGTACAAAGTAGATTTCATAGAAGAGAAGGCATCCCAGAACCCTGAGAGAATAGTCAAGCTACACAggtaaataaagattaaaaaattgacCTCTATGCTAATTGAATGGAAGGTATAGTTTCATTGTTACCTGACTAGTATAAAACTGAATAAGATGAGTTTGTACCTTTATTTGTGGttcttttatcttattttctgttGCTTTGTTTAGTTTTTTGATATGGTGGTGATTGGAAGCTCTGTTGTCTTCAGGAAGGGTTGTGGTTTCTCTTCCTCATTTTGCTGTTTGTtacttttatatttgtattttacaaGTTGGAAAGCAttgttaaaaaatgtaatttttagagTTAATTTTGAAAATGGGTGAAATATCCTTTGTTGTGAATTGATCATAATTCATATGAAGtctatattcatatgtatatagaAATATGATTACTGACGAATTAGTTACTGCTTGTGTTACGTGTAAGGAAGTCATATCACAGTGTGCTTTCTGATGCAGAGATTAGAGAGGTAAGACAGGGCGTTAGCAAAAATGACTTCCTGGTCTGTATCTGTTTTTTCAACTTAATGTTTTCTTGACTCAGACTCAGCTTTTTTCCTCTAGGAAGCTGCTCTTAGGGCACAACCTGGCCTACATACTAAAACTCTAAATTCTGTTGCATTAGTTGTTACAAGGTTATAGGTTATCAGATTTAGACATTGGATCCATTTGATGGCATATATATGTTCAGTGATCTTACAAATCTTCAAAATTGTAGGAAGAAAAAGTTTCaccaattttaattttcaaaattttagtcTCTTCACTGGAGATGGCTGTGTCAGGGTCTACTCCAGATCGAATTGATCCATAGGCATTGTTCTTGATTAGGGACGTAGCAGCAAACAGaatgaatagacttttttttacAAACTGTTGTAAGTGATGTGATTTTATGatctaatttgtttatttttaaaatcaaatcagATTTGGTGACTTCATTGATGTAAGCGAGGGCCCTCTTATTCCAAGAACAAGTATTTGTTTCCAGTATGAAGTGTCAGCGGTTCACAATATTCAAGCCACCCAGTCGAGTCTTGTACGAAGATTCCAGGGTCTCTCTCTACCTGCACACTTAAGAGTAAGTAAAGCCGAAAGTTTCAGGTTATTCAGTTTGGGTGTGAGTGTAATTCCAGTGTTGATTTTTATATCAGTTGGAaggacatatattttaattttcattaaattatGTAACACTAATATTTCATCAACTTGGgtttatgattaaaaataattttagccaggatataaacagataatttacaaaagaaatattagttgaaaaaattaactcaaattgagatagtatttttaatgtttcaaattCATTTAGAAGAGAGTGCAGTGGGGAACATATTGATGGGACCTTCTGGAGTGCACTGTGGCCTTAAATTTGGCCTGTTCTCCCTAATTTTGAGGATCtatgtcgcccccttctcctgtcctcagtctttcccagcatcagggtcttgggGTATAcagtatatcttttcatttatttaaatcttctttcatcagcattttgtaatttttgcCATATGTGTTCTttatgtgtttgatttttttctcacatGCCTTCCTTTCCTAGCTCCCTCCATTTCAGTAAATGAACTGTCAGCTACCTGGCTGATGGAGGTAACCCTTGATTCCCTGGTTCCCTCATAGCCAGGCCCCATCCCATCCATCAGGAAGTTGACTCTTTAAAACACATCGTGAATGTATCCACAGCCAGCAGCTCATCTACTACTGCTCGCCAcatcctctccctctttctccccaTTCTCCTTCCTTGCTTTTCATTCTTGCCTCCAAAGCACATTCTCTAATGAGTAGCCAAAGCGATCCTTTTAAT is a window of Ovis aries strain OAR_USU_Benz2616 breed Rambouillet chromosome 1, ARS-UI_Ramb_v3.0, whole genome shotgun sequence DNA encoding:
- the MRPL39 gene encoding large ribosomal subunit protein mL39 isoform X2 → MAVVVWGLRLWRAAPSGGAAWRSVATSPASQLSPTELIQMQNDLFNKEKNRQLSLTPRTEKIEVKHVGKTDPGTIFVLNKNVSTPYSCAMHLSEWYCRKSILALVDGQPWDMYKPLTKSCEIKFLTFKDDDPGEVNKAYWRSCAMIMGCVIERAFKDEYVVHLVRAPEVPVIAGAFCYDVVLDKRLDEWMPTKENLRSFTKDARALIYKDLPFETLEVEAKVALEIFQHNKYKVDFIEEKASQNPERIVKLHRFGDFIDVSEGPLIPRTSICFQYEVSAVHNIQATQSSLVRRFQGLSLPAHLRAHFTIWNKLLERSQKMVREMWILLCLAWRLSGALH
- the MRPL39 gene encoding large ribosomal subunit protein mL39 isoform X1 produces the protein MAVVVWGLRLWRAAPSGGAAWRSVATSPASQLSPTELIQMQNDLFNKEKNRQLSLTPRTEKIEVKHVGKTDPGTIFVLNKNVSTPYSCAMHLSEWYCRKSILALVDGQPWDMYKPLTKSCEIKFLTFKDDDPGEVNKAYWRSCAMIMGCVIERAFKDEYVVHLVRAPEVPVIAGAFCYDVVLDKRLDEWMPTKENLRSFTKDARALIYKDLPFETLEVEAKVALEIFQHNKYKVDFIEEKASQNPERIVKLHRFGDFIDVSEGPLIPRTSICFQYEVSAVHNIQATQSSLVRRFQGLSLPAHLRVSKAESFRLFSLGVSVIPVLIFISVGRTYILIFIKLCNTNISSTWVYD
- the MRPL39 gene encoding large ribosomal subunit protein mL39 isoform X3, translating into MAVVVWGLRLWRAAPSGGAAWRSVATSPASQLSPTELIQMQNDLFNKEKNRQLSLTPRTEKIEVKHVGKTDPGTIFVLNKNVSTPYSCAMHLSEWYCRKSILALVDGQPWDMYKPLTKSCEIKFLTFKDDDPGEVNKAYWRSCAMIMGCVIERAFKDEYVVHLVRAPEVPVIAGAFCYDVVLDKRLDEWMPTKENLRSFTKDARALIYKDLPFETLEVEAKVALEIFQHNKYKVDFIEEKASQNPERIVKLHRFGDFIDVSEGPLIPRTSICFQYEVSAVHNIQATQSSLVRRFQGLSLPAHLRAHFTIWNKLLERSQKMVTEDQTKPTEKSAST